In a single window of the Ciconia boyciana chromosome 7, ASM3463844v1, whole genome shotgun sequence genome:
- the AXDND1 gene encoding axonemal dynein light chain domain-containing protein 1 isoform X5: MRATLADSLVPKEFHIVKNRGVLPLKYFDDKYTTLLEDREKKLRLFPSMKPSGRLEVIQLMEVMDSMLEKAGVDKIIRITGPSQLHNVLELMKAEQNIYNIIFHELIRQVSVDCVERGQLLSKLRQRYVSLLERIPEQMKTLYKKMMAQQLVDRHITEELLYFKESVGQLARELYEVREHDRKVTKEAEKTQEELATAMQEAKANADLLEEYRELYELQRRRLEEQVLLLAQERDIWSSAAYDLALKIVDRNQLTLVRRLHVSGKTLTNVLKHFIVLLASKDTGDLADLQEETEQFRERLGHIGAEIEHSEESSQGKLQIVCSSLNKWLQYFNSSDSSSPMNEKLLDEILQDIKNLIKPRGGPTSGGTASLLLFFQMLKEDLEQYRGEVHLRKTESLRSTASLQEHWTELGQTLLNQHRDFAGVLPPQHAALEEINQRACELYRQYSIRISGNNGTARFLTALVRSMEDWLLKVQKLKRGSGMHEAELRAFYHKIPAWLAQVDAVMSCIGSSQLHEAESDKKPHFPVVPREFFQIIQRWVLSMNNEAEKNIMHLNEKVTELHRNLTLWLVNLLRHMTADRLSWECPQQQESDTKTDEELRLLGARKLQHGAEELIVEMGRLAGSIVSCCHEIANAIVRKKRSEMDSEADFELEELNKIKTECCNWIQVCSLLLSEIKGTPVSFLDLEDLRNLFGSEVELRNLFGSEELQLKLKLKDAIISSTQEEPEAEDTKSSRKPVTEEETLEVKEKITIMQQKPDAGMGYLAENNEATADMIRYVGHDYNIHLKSLKSDIVSVTGREMTATKSSTPFSQKEFEALAMLEHLQVQLLETEIRAQNAEERSEGLEEKLEEALQRIKELECELEKEGKVIPEATHQKGQEKCFQESVSEVRACSSPKASTSGQSKGSRKSKH; encoded by the exons ATG cGAGCAACCCTAGCAGATAGTCTGGTTCCCAAGGAATTTCACATCGTGAAGAACAGGGGTGTTTTGCCCTTGAAGTACTTCGATGA tAAATACACAACCCTGCTTGAGGACCGTGAAAAGAAACTACGGCTGTTCCCATCCAT GAAACCTTCTGGGAGGTTAGAGGTCATCCAGCTGATGGAGGTGATGGACAGCATGTTGGAAAAAGCTGGAGTAGACAAGATAATCAGAATAACAGGACCTTCACAG CTGCATAACGTGCTGGAGCTGATGAAGGCAGAGCAGAACATCTACAACATCATTTTCCATGAGCTGATTCGGCAGGTCAGCGTGGACTGTGTGGAGAGAGGACAGCTGCTTTCGAAGCTCAG GCAGAGGTACGTGAGTCTCCTGGAGCGGATTCCTGAACAGATGAAGACCCTCTACAAAAAAATGATGGCACAGCAGTTGGTCGACAGACATATTACAGAAGAACTACTCTATTTTAAAGAATCTGTTGGACAGCTGGCCAG GGAGCTGTACGAGGTACGAGAGCATGACCGCAAGGTGaccaaagaagcagaaaaaactcAAGAGGAGCTAGCTACAGCCATGCAGGAGGCTAAGGCGAACGCAGA CCTTTTAGAAGAGTATCGGGAATTATATGAGTTACAGAGAAGACGACTGGAAGAGCAAGTTCTGCTGCTAGCCCAAGAGAGAGACATTTGGAGCTCAGCTGCGTATGACCTGGCTCTGAAG atagtaGACAGAAACCAGCTCACATTGGTTCGCAGGCTCCATGTTAGTGGAAAGACACTGACCAATGTTCTCAAGCATTTCATAGTCCTCTTGGCCTCAAAG GATACGGGAGACCTGGCTGATCTGCAGGAAGAGACCGAGCAGTTCAGGGAGAGACTGGGTCACATTGGAGCAGAAATAGAGCATTCTGAGGAGTCCAGCCAGGGAAAACTGCAAATTGTCTGCAGCAGCCTCAACAAGTGGCTTCAATACTTCAATAGCAGTGACTC CTCCTCTCCGATGAATGAAAAGCTACTGGATGAAATCCTACAAGATATCAAGAACTTGATAAAG CCAAGGGGTGGTCCAACTTCTGGGGGCACAGCGAGCTtgctacttttctttcagatgctAAAAGAAGACCTAGAGCAGTACAGAGGGGAGGTGCACCTAAGAAAGACTGAAAGTCTCAGGAGCACTGCCAGCCTCCAGGAGCACTGGACGGAGCTGGGACAAACCCTGCTGAATCAACACCGGGACTTTGCTGGAGTGTTGCCTCCACAGCACGCTGCCCTGGAAGAAATAAACCAAAGGGCATGTGAACTCTACCGGCAATACAGTATAAGGATAAGTGGGAATAATG gCACAGCTAGGTTTTTGACAGCCTTGGTGAGAAGTATGGAAGATTGGTTACTCAAGGTGCAAAAGCTGAAGCGAGGTTCTGGCATGCACGAAGCTGAGCTGCGGGCATTTTATCACAAGATTCCTGCGTGGCTGGCCCAGGTGGATGCAGTGATGAGCTGTATAGGCTCCAGCCAGCTGCATGAAGCTGAGAGTGATAAAAAACCACATTTCCC ggtggTACCTAGAGaattttttcagattattcaGCGATGGGTTCTGTCCATGAATAATGAGGCTGAGAAGAATATCATGCATCTTAACGAAAAA GTGACTGAACTGCACAGAAACTTGACCCTGTGGCTGGTGAATTTGCTGAGACACATGACAGCAGACCGCTTGTCCTGGGAGTGTCCCCAGCAGCAAGAGTCAGACACCAAGACAGATGAAGAGCTCAGACTTCTGGGGGCTCGTAAGCTGCAGCATGGAGCTGAAGAGCTGATTGTGGAGATGGGCAGACTCGCTGGTTCTATAGTCAG ctgctgccacGAGATTGCCAATGCAATCGTTCGAAAGAAACGGTCTGAGATGGATTCAGAAGCTGATTTTGAGCTGGAGGAGCTGAATAAGATCAAG ACTGAGTGCTGTAATTGGATTCAAGTGTGTAGTCTTCTCCTTTCAGAGATCAAAGGCACTCCTGTCTCCTTTCTGGATTTAGAAGACCTGAGAAACCTCTTTGGATCAGAGGTAGAACTGAGAAACCTCTTTGGATCAGAG GAATTGCAGTTGAAGCTTAAGCTTAAGGATGCTATCATTTCTTCAACTCAGGAAGAGCCGGAAGCTGAAGATACCAAAAGCAGTAGGAAACCTGtaacagaggaagaaacatTAGAAGTAAAGGAGAAAATCACTATTATGCAG caGAAGCCAGATGCTGGTATGGGTTATCTGGCTGAGAACAATGAAGCTACTGCAGACATGATCAGATACGTAGGACATGACTACAACATCCACCTGAAGTCTCTGAAGTCAGACATTGTTTCAGTTACAGGG AGGGAGATGACTGCCACCAAGTCGTCGACTCCCTTCTCTCAGAAAGAGTTTGAGGCCCTGGCAATGCTGGAACATCTGCAAGTGCAGCTCCT agaaacagagatCCGTGCTCAGAATGCAGAGGAGAGATCTGAAGGTCTTGAAGAGAAGCTGGAAGAAGCTCTGCAGAGAATCAAAGAGCTAGAGTGTGAGCtggagaaagaggggaaagTCATCCCAGAAGCAACACACCAAAAAGGGCAAG aaaaatgcttccAAGAAAGCGTCTCGGAAGTCAGGGCCTGCTCAAGTCCCAAAGCTTCTACATCTGGCCAGTCCAAGGGatccagaaaaagcaaacattaa
- the AXDND1 gene encoding axonemal dynein light chain domain-containing protein 1 isoform X3, whose translation MPTTGVPVPGPKADGRKPGGASQAGLVGEDRSEIPKLRGTSKMLDHIRPVSSSLEHSFVPEEVFRSLTCASSSLYSPEYLRSPQTTKTPMGFRGCLQTPDRLWHYPNRRSKFRHLTDHPVTLTGAGRDVSYLCDIAIGQEAKKSMTGRSSFADSSRDQRGSHGTVPCTPRATLADSLVPKEFHIVKNRGVLPLKYFDDKYTTLLEDREKKLRLFPSMKPSGRLEVIQLMEVMDSMLEKAGVDKIIRITGPSQLHNVLELMKAEQNIYNIIFHELIRQVSVDCVERGQLLSKLRQRYVSLLERIPEQMKTLYKKMMAQQLVDRHITEELLYFKESVGQLARELYEVREHDRKVTKEAEKTQEELATAMQEAKANADLLEEYRELYELQRRRLEEQVLLLAQERDIWSSAAYDLALKIVDRNQLTLVRRLHVSGKTLTNVLKHFIVLLASKDTGDLADLQEETEQFRERLGHIGAEIEHSEESSQGKLQIVCSSLNKWLQYFNSSDSSSPMNEKLLDEILQDIKNLIKMLKEDLEQYRGEVHLRKTESLRSTASLQEHWTELGQTLLNQHRDFAGVLPPQHAALEEINQRACELYRQYSIRISGNNGTARFLTALVRSMEDWLLKVQKLKRGSGMHEAELRAFYHKIPAWLAQVDAVMSCIGSSQLHEAESDKKPHFPVVPREFFQIIQRWVLSMNNEAEKNIMHLNEKVTELHRNLTLWLVNLLRHMTADRLSWECPQQQESDTKTDEELRLLGARKLQHGAEELIVEMGRLAGSIVSCCHEIANAIVRKKRSEMDSEADFELEELNKIKTECCNWIQVCSLLLSEIKGTPVSFLDLEDLRNLFGSEVELRNLFGSEELQLKLKLKDAIISSTQEEPEAEDTKSSRKPVTEEETLEVKEKITIMQQKPDAGMGYLAENNEATADMIRYVGHDYNIHLKSLKSDIVSVTGREMTATKSSTPFSQKEFEALAMLEHLQVQLLETEIRAQNAEERSEGLEEKLEEALQRIKELECELEKEGKVIPEATHQKGQEKCFQESVSEVRACSSPKASTSGQSKGSRKSKH comes from the exons ATGCCTACAACTGGAGTGCCAGTTCCTGGACCAAAAGCCGATGGAAGGAAACCGGGTGGTGCCTCACAGGCAGGCTTGGTTGGCGAGGACCGATCAG AGATCCCCAAGCTGAGGGGTACCTCAAAGATGCTTGACCACATCAGGcctgtttcttcctccctgGAGCATAGTTTTGTTCCAGAAGAGGTTTTCCGAAGCCTGACCTGTGCCAGCAGTTCTCTCTACAGCCCAGAGTACTTACGGTCTCCgcaaaccaccaaaaccccaaTGGGCTTCAGG ggctgcctgcaaaCCCCAGATCGGCTTTGGCATTATCCTAATCGTCGGAGCAAGTTCAGACACCTGACAGACCACCCTGTCACTTTGACAGGCGCTGGAAG GGATGTCTCTTACCTGTGTGACATTGCGATTGGCCAAGAAGCTAAGAAATCAATGACTGGCAGAAGCTCTTTTGCTGACAGCAGTCGGGACCAGAGAGGGAGCCATGGTACAGTCCCATGTACTCCT cGAGCAACCCTAGCAGATAGTCTGGTTCCCAAGGAATTTCACATCGTGAAGAACAGGGGTGTTTTGCCCTTGAAGTACTTCGATGA tAAATACACAACCCTGCTTGAGGACCGTGAAAAGAAACTACGGCTGTTCCCATCCAT GAAACCTTCTGGGAGGTTAGAGGTCATCCAGCTGATGGAGGTGATGGACAGCATGTTGGAAAAAGCTGGAGTAGACAAGATAATCAGAATAACAGGACCTTCACAG CTGCATAACGTGCTGGAGCTGATGAAGGCAGAGCAGAACATCTACAACATCATTTTCCATGAGCTGATTCGGCAGGTCAGCGTGGACTGTGTGGAGAGAGGACAGCTGCTTTCGAAGCTCAG GCAGAGGTACGTGAGTCTCCTGGAGCGGATTCCTGAACAGATGAAGACCCTCTACAAAAAAATGATGGCACAGCAGTTGGTCGACAGACATATTACAGAAGAACTACTCTATTTTAAAGAATCTGTTGGACAGCTGGCCAG GGAGCTGTACGAGGTACGAGAGCATGACCGCAAGGTGaccaaagaagcagaaaaaactcAAGAGGAGCTAGCTACAGCCATGCAGGAGGCTAAGGCGAACGCAGA CCTTTTAGAAGAGTATCGGGAATTATATGAGTTACAGAGAAGACGACTGGAAGAGCAAGTTCTGCTGCTAGCCCAAGAGAGAGACATTTGGAGCTCAGCTGCGTATGACCTGGCTCTGAAG atagtaGACAGAAACCAGCTCACATTGGTTCGCAGGCTCCATGTTAGTGGAAAGACACTGACCAATGTTCTCAAGCATTTCATAGTCCTCTTGGCCTCAAAG GATACGGGAGACCTGGCTGATCTGCAGGAAGAGACCGAGCAGTTCAGGGAGAGACTGGGTCACATTGGAGCAGAAATAGAGCATTCTGAGGAGTCCAGCCAGGGAAAACTGCAAATTGTCTGCAGCAGCCTCAACAAGTGGCTTCAATACTTCAATAGCAGTGACTC CTCCTCTCCGATGAATGAAAAGCTACTGGATGAAATCCTACAAGATATCAAGAACTTGATAAAG atgctAAAAGAAGACCTAGAGCAGTACAGAGGGGAGGTGCACCTAAGAAAGACTGAAAGTCTCAGGAGCACTGCCAGCCTCCAGGAGCACTGGACGGAGCTGGGACAAACCCTGCTGAATCAACACCGGGACTTTGCTGGAGTGTTGCCTCCACAGCACGCTGCCCTGGAAGAAATAAACCAAAGGGCATGTGAACTCTACCGGCAATACAGTATAAGGATAAGTGGGAATAATG gCACAGCTAGGTTTTTGACAGCCTTGGTGAGAAGTATGGAAGATTGGTTACTCAAGGTGCAAAAGCTGAAGCGAGGTTCTGGCATGCACGAAGCTGAGCTGCGGGCATTTTATCACAAGATTCCTGCGTGGCTGGCCCAGGTGGATGCAGTGATGAGCTGTATAGGCTCCAGCCAGCTGCATGAAGCTGAGAGTGATAAAAAACCACATTTCCC ggtggTACCTAGAGaattttttcagattattcaGCGATGGGTTCTGTCCATGAATAATGAGGCTGAGAAGAATATCATGCATCTTAACGAAAAA GTGACTGAACTGCACAGAAACTTGACCCTGTGGCTGGTGAATTTGCTGAGACACATGACAGCAGACCGCTTGTCCTGGGAGTGTCCCCAGCAGCAAGAGTCAGACACCAAGACAGATGAAGAGCTCAGACTTCTGGGGGCTCGTAAGCTGCAGCATGGAGCTGAAGAGCTGATTGTGGAGATGGGCAGACTCGCTGGTTCTATAGTCAG ctgctgccacGAGATTGCCAATGCAATCGTTCGAAAGAAACGGTCTGAGATGGATTCAGAAGCTGATTTTGAGCTGGAGGAGCTGAATAAGATCAAG ACTGAGTGCTGTAATTGGATTCAAGTGTGTAGTCTTCTCCTTTCAGAGATCAAAGGCACTCCTGTCTCCTTTCTGGATTTAGAAGACCTGAGAAACCTCTTTGGATCAGAGGTAGAACTGAGAAACCTCTTTGGATCAGAG GAATTGCAGTTGAAGCTTAAGCTTAAGGATGCTATCATTTCTTCAACTCAGGAAGAGCCGGAAGCTGAAGATACCAAAAGCAGTAGGAAACCTGtaacagaggaagaaacatTAGAAGTAAAGGAGAAAATCACTATTATGCAG caGAAGCCAGATGCTGGTATGGGTTATCTGGCTGAGAACAATGAAGCTACTGCAGACATGATCAGATACGTAGGACATGACTACAACATCCACCTGAAGTCTCTGAAGTCAGACATTGTTTCAGTTACAGGG AGGGAGATGACTGCCACCAAGTCGTCGACTCCCTTCTCTCAGAAAGAGTTTGAGGCCCTGGCAATGCTGGAACATCTGCAAGTGCAGCTCCT agaaacagagatCCGTGCTCAGAATGCAGAGGAGAGATCTGAAGGTCTTGAAGAGAAGCTGGAAGAAGCTCTGCAGAGAATCAAAGAGCTAGAGTGTGAGCtggagaaagaggggaaagTCATCCCAGAAGCAACACACCAAAAAGGGCAAG aaaaatgcttccAAGAAAGCGTCTCGGAAGTCAGGGCCTGCTCAAGTCCCAAAGCTTCTACATCTGGCCAGTCCAAGGGatccagaaaaagcaaacattaa
- the AXDND1 gene encoding axonemal dynein light chain domain-containing protein 1 isoform X1, translated as MPTTGVPVPGPKADGRKPGGASQAGLVGEDRSEIPKLRGTSKMLDHIRPVSSSLEHSFVPEEVFRSLTCASSSLYSPEYLRSPQTTKTPMGFRGCLQTPDRLWHYPNRRSKFRHLTDHPVTLTGAGRDVSYLCDIAIGQEAKKSMTGRSSFADSSRDQRGSHGTVPCTPRATLADSLVPKEFHIVKNRGVLPLKYFDDKYTTLLEDREKKLRLFPSMKPSGRLEVIQLMEVMDSMLEKAGVDKIIRITGPSQLHNVLELMKAEQNIYNIIFHELIRQVSVDCVERGQLLSKLRQRYVSLLERIPEQMKTLYKKMMAQQLVDRHITEELLYFKESVGQLARELYEVREHDRKVTKEAEKTQEELATAMQEAKANADLLEEYRELYELQRRRLEEQVLLLAQERDIWSSAAYDLALKIVDRNQLTLVRRLHVSGKTLTNVLKHFIVLLASKDTGDLADLQEETEQFRERLGHIGAEIEHSEESSQGKLQIVCSSLNKWLQYFNSSDSSSPMNEKLLDEILQDIKNLIKPRGGPTSGGTASLLLFFQMLKEDLEQYRGEVHLRKTESLRSTASLQEHWTELGQTLLNQHRDFAGVLPPQHAALEEINQRACELYRQYSIRISGNNGTARFLTALVRSMEDWLLKVQKLKRGSGMHEAELRAFYHKIPAWLAQVDAVMSCIGSSQLHEAESDKKPHFPVVPREFFQIIQRWVLSMNNEAEKNIMHLNEKVTELHRNLTLWLVNLLRHMTADRLSWECPQQQESDTKTDEELRLLGARKLQHGAEELIVEMGRLAGSIVSCCHEIANAIVRKKRSEMDSEADFELEELNKIKTECCNWIQVCSLLLSEIKGTPVSFLDLEDLRNLFGSEVELRNLFGSEELQLKLKLKDAIISSTQEEPEAEDTKSSRKPVTEEETLEVKEKITIMQQKPDAGMGYLAENNEATADMIRYVGHDYNIHLKSLKSDIVSVTGREMTATKSSTPFSQKEFEALAMLEHLQVQLLETEIRAQNAEERSEGLEEKLEEALQRIKELECELEKEGKVIPEATHQKGQEKCFQESVSEVRACSSPKASTSGQSKGSRKSKH; from the exons ATGCCTACAACTGGAGTGCCAGTTCCTGGACCAAAAGCCGATGGAAGGAAACCGGGTGGTGCCTCACAGGCAGGCTTGGTTGGCGAGGACCGATCAG AGATCCCCAAGCTGAGGGGTACCTCAAAGATGCTTGACCACATCAGGcctgtttcttcctccctgGAGCATAGTTTTGTTCCAGAAGAGGTTTTCCGAAGCCTGACCTGTGCCAGCAGTTCTCTCTACAGCCCAGAGTACTTACGGTCTCCgcaaaccaccaaaaccccaaTGGGCTTCAGG ggctgcctgcaaaCCCCAGATCGGCTTTGGCATTATCCTAATCGTCGGAGCAAGTTCAGACACCTGACAGACCACCCTGTCACTTTGACAGGCGCTGGAAG GGATGTCTCTTACCTGTGTGACATTGCGATTGGCCAAGAAGCTAAGAAATCAATGACTGGCAGAAGCTCTTTTGCTGACAGCAGTCGGGACCAGAGAGGGAGCCATGGTACAGTCCCATGTACTCCT cGAGCAACCCTAGCAGATAGTCTGGTTCCCAAGGAATTTCACATCGTGAAGAACAGGGGTGTTTTGCCCTTGAAGTACTTCGATGA tAAATACACAACCCTGCTTGAGGACCGTGAAAAGAAACTACGGCTGTTCCCATCCAT GAAACCTTCTGGGAGGTTAGAGGTCATCCAGCTGATGGAGGTGATGGACAGCATGTTGGAAAAAGCTGGAGTAGACAAGATAATCAGAATAACAGGACCTTCACAG CTGCATAACGTGCTGGAGCTGATGAAGGCAGAGCAGAACATCTACAACATCATTTTCCATGAGCTGATTCGGCAGGTCAGCGTGGACTGTGTGGAGAGAGGACAGCTGCTTTCGAAGCTCAG GCAGAGGTACGTGAGTCTCCTGGAGCGGATTCCTGAACAGATGAAGACCCTCTACAAAAAAATGATGGCACAGCAGTTGGTCGACAGACATATTACAGAAGAACTACTCTATTTTAAAGAATCTGTTGGACAGCTGGCCAG GGAGCTGTACGAGGTACGAGAGCATGACCGCAAGGTGaccaaagaagcagaaaaaactcAAGAGGAGCTAGCTACAGCCATGCAGGAGGCTAAGGCGAACGCAGA CCTTTTAGAAGAGTATCGGGAATTATATGAGTTACAGAGAAGACGACTGGAAGAGCAAGTTCTGCTGCTAGCCCAAGAGAGAGACATTTGGAGCTCAGCTGCGTATGACCTGGCTCTGAAG atagtaGACAGAAACCAGCTCACATTGGTTCGCAGGCTCCATGTTAGTGGAAAGACACTGACCAATGTTCTCAAGCATTTCATAGTCCTCTTGGCCTCAAAG GATACGGGAGACCTGGCTGATCTGCAGGAAGAGACCGAGCAGTTCAGGGAGAGACTGGGTCACATTGGAGCAGAAATAGAGCATTCTGAGGAGTCCAGCCAGGGAAAACTGCAAATTGTCTGCAGCAGCCTCAACAAGTGGCTTCAATACTTCAATAGCAGTGACTC CTCCTCTCCGATGAATGAAAAGCTACTGGATGAAATCCTACAAGATATCAAGAACTTGATAAAG CCAAGGGGTGGTCCAACTTCTGGGGGCACAGCGAGCTtgctacttttctttcagatgctAAAAGAAGACCTAGAGCAGTACAGAGGGGAGGTGCACCTAAGAAAGACTGAAAGTCTCAGGAGCACTGCCAGCCTCCAGGAGCACTGGACGGAGCTGGGACAAACCCTGCTGAATCAACACCGGGACTTTGCTGGAGTGTTGCCTCCACAGCACGCTGCCCTGGAAGAAATAAACCAAAGGGCATGTGAACTCTACCGGCAATACAGTATAAGGATAAGTGGGAATAATG gCACAGCTAGGTTTTTGACAGCCTTGGTGAGAAGTATGGAAGATTGGTTACTCAAGGTGCAAAAGCTGAAGCGAGGTTCTGGCATGCACGAAGCTGAGCTGCGGGCATTTTATCACAAGATTCCTGCGTGGCTGGCCCAGGTGGATGCAGTGATGAGCTGTATAGGCTCCAGCCAGCTGCATGAAGCTGAGAGTGATAAAAAACCACATTTCCC ggtggTACCTAGAGaattttttcagattattcaGCGATGGGTTCTGTCCATGAATAATGAGGCTGAGAAGAATATCATGCATCTTAACGAAAAA GTGACTGAACTGCACAGAAACTTGACCCTGTGGCTGGTGAATTTGCTGAGACACATGACAGCAGACCGCTTGTCCTGGGAGTGTCCCCAGCAGCAAGAGTCAGACACCAAGACAGATGAAGAGCTCAGACTTCTGGGGGCTCGTAAGCTGCAGCATGGAGCTGAAGAGCTGATTGTGGAGATGGGCAGACTCGCTGGTTCTATAGTCAG ctgctgccacGAGATTGCCAATGCAATCGTTCGAAAGAAACGGTCTGAGATGGATTCAGAAGCTGATTTTGAGCTGGAGGAGCTGAATAAGATCAAG ACTGAGTGCTGTAATTGGATTCAAGTGTGTAGTCTTCTCCTTTCAGAGATCAAAGGCACTCCTGTCTCCTTTCTGGATTTAGAAGACCTGAGAAACCTCTTTGGATCAGAGGTAGAACTGAGAAACCTCTTTGGATCAGAG GAATTGCAGTTGAAGCTTAAGCTTAAGGATGCTATCATTTCTTCAACTCAGGAAGAGCCGGAAGCTGAAGATACCAAAAGCAGTAGGAAACCTGtaacagaggaagaaacatTAGAAGTAAAGGAGAAAATCACTATTATGCAG caGAAGCCAGATGCTGGTATGGGTTATCTGGCTGAGAACAATGAAGCTACTGCAGACATGATCAGATACGTAGGACATGACTACAACATCCACCTGAAGTCTCTGAAGTCAGACATTGTTTCAGTTACAGGG AGGGAGATGACTGCCACCAAGTCGTCGACTCCCTTCTCTCAGAAAGAGTTTGAGGCCCTGGCAATGCTGGAACATCTGCAAGTGCAGCTCCT agaaacagagatCCGTGCTCAGAATGCAGAGGAGAGATCTGAAGGTCTTGAAGAGAAGCTGGAAGAAGCTCTGCAGAGAATCAAAGAGCTAGAGTGTGAGCtggagaaagaggggaaagTCATCCCAGAAGCAACACACCAAAAAGGGCAAG aaaaatgcttccAAGAAAGCGTCTCGGAAGTCAGGGCCTGCTCAAGTCCCAAAGCTTCTACATCTGGCCAGTCCAAGGGatccagaaaaagcaaacattaa